A single Pseudomonas putida DNA region contains:
- a CDS encoding transketolase family protein, whose product MIASIASEGQRTTSAPFGHALVREGEKNPRIVGMTADLGKYTDLHIFAQKYPERFLQMGMAEQLLMAAAGGMAKEGFVPFATTYAVFATRRAYDFIHQVIAEENLNVKICAALPGLTTGYGPSHQATEDLAMMRAIPQMMVIDPCDALETEQCVAAIAQHQGPVYMRLPRGRVPLVLDEYDYKFELGKAKLLRDGKDVLIIASGLMTMRSLEVADALAKSSIEAAVLHVPTIKPLDAETILEQCRRSGRLVVIAENHTQIGGLGEAIAMSLLQARVHPEVRHVALPDQFLDAGALPTLHDRYGISTDVMVANIQQWLN is encoded by the coding sequence ATGATCGCATCCATCGCGAGTGAAGGGCAGCGCACGACGTCAGCGCCTTTCGGTCACGCGTTGGTGAGGGAGGGCGAAAAGAACCCCCGGATCGTCGGCATGACTGCCGACCTCGGCAAATACACAGACCTCCACATCTTCGCTCAGAAATACCCCGAGCGCTTTTTGCAGATGGGCATGGCCGAACAGCTGCTGATGGCTGCTGCCGGCGGTATGGCTAAGGAAGGGTTCGTTCCATTTGCGACGACTTACGCTGTTTTTGCCACGCGGCGCGCGTATGACTTTATTCACCAGGTAATCGCTGAGGAAAACCTCAACGTAAAAATCTGCGCTGCATTGCCGGGTTTGACCACGGGCTATGGGCCGAGCCACCAAGCTACCGAAGATTTGGCCATGATGCGCGCGATCCCGCAGATGATGGTGATTGATCCTTGCGATGCGCTTGAAACCGAGCAATGCGTTGCAGCGATTGCTCAGCATCAGGGGCCTGTGTACATGCGGCTTCCTCGGGGTCGGGTCCCGCTGGTACTCGATGAGTACGACTATAAATTCGAGCTGGGCAAAGCGAAGCTGCTGCGTGATGGCAAGGACGTTCTGATTATTGCCTCTGGTTTGATGACCATGCGCTCCCTTGAGGTGGCTGACGCTTTAGCAAAAAGCTCGATCGAGGCCGCAGTCCTTCACGTTCCAACGATAAAACCGCTTGATGCTGAAACCATCCTTGAGCAATGCCGTCGCTCCGGTCGCTTGGTAGTAATCGCCGAAAACCACACCCAGATTGGCGGGCTCGGCGAAGCTATCGCGATGAGCCTTCTCCAAGCTCGAGTACACCCCGAGGTTCGCCATGTTGCACTCCCGGATCAGTTCCTCGATGCAGGTGCGCTGCCCACCCTGCATGACCGTTATGGCATCTCGACGGATGTGATGGTTGCGAACATTCAGCAATGGCTGAACTGA
- a CDS encoding pyrroloquinoline quinone-dependent dehydrogenase, which translates to MLKPITHGGALAIAISSALLTPSSYAQEGLPQPQVGSDWPFYGGDDKAQRFSPLSQITPENVGRLERAFVYHTRDLPNPGARYSPETTPLKVGNDLLMCSAKNILISINAASGKENWRFDPGVPDQAIPHAAACRGVAVYTAPELPETAQCRTRVVEATLDARLVAVDLHTGEQCRDFGQNGSVDLWEGIGKKVPGWYAVTAPPTIVNGVVITGAQVRDGQDEDAPSGVIRGYDAVTGKLAWAWDLGNPDNVHGPAEGATYTRGTPNMWAAAVGDEKLGYVYLPISNSSIDYYGSNRSEAENKYSTSLVAVDVKTGKDVWHFQTIRHDVWDYDLGSQPTLLDYPGKDGKPIPAVLLPTKQGDIYIFDRATGEPLIPIGEVKAPKGGSVEPEFLADTQPTSEWHTLRKAPKTEADMWGFSPLDQLMCRIQFRRANYEGYLTPPSADRPWIQYPGYNGGSDWGSVAIDPVRRLLIANYNDIPNLNQLIPREQADAMGLKPIYAPKADETSLNKAGSKSGKGEGGASVYPQVNAPYAISVNAGWRNWGTGVPCSAPPYGGIRAISLDTGKTVWDEPLGTARRNGPFGIPSHLPLNIGLPNNGGTVLTAGGLIFIGAATDNLFRAIDTATGKVVWEDVLPVGAQANPISYEVDGEQYVLVSASGHAFMETGTGDEIIAYKLRK; encoded by the coding sequence ATGCTTAAGCCCATTACCCACGGTGGCGCGCTCGCCATCGCCATTTCGAGTGCGCTTCTGACACCATCATCATATGCTCAGGAAGGTCTGCCCCAGCCCCAGGTGGGAAGTGACTGGCCTTTCTATGGAGGAGACGACAAGGCGCAGAGGTTTAGCCCCCTCAGCCAGATCACGCCGGAGAACGTAGGGCGTTTGGAACGCGCTTTCGTTTACCACACGCGGGACCTGCCAAACCCAGGGGCGCGATATTCTCCAGAAACAACGCCGCTGAAAGTCGGCAACGATCTGCTCATGTGTTCGGCCAAGAACATCCTGATTTCGATCAATGCAGCCAGCGGCAAGGAGAACTGGCGGTTTGATCCAGGTGTGCCCGATCAAGCAATCCCTCACGCTGCCGCATGTCGTGGGGTCGCTGTATACACGGCGCCAGAACTGCCAGAAACAGCGCAGTGCCGCACCCGTGTAGTTGAGGCTACGCTCGATGCACGCTTAGTAGCAGTGGATCTCCACACGGGTGAGCAATGTCGGGACTTTGGTCAGAATGGCTCAGTCGACCTGTGGGAGGGCATTGGTAAAAAGGTACCGGGTTGGTATGCGGTAACTGCCCCGCCTACGATCGTTAACGGTGTTGTGATCACCGGCGCCCAGGTCCGCGATGGTCAAGATGAAGACGCCCCCTCTGGTGTCATCCGCGGCTACGACGCGGTCACCGGCAAGCTTGCCTGGGCATGGGATCTGGGCAACCCTGACAACGTGCATGGACCCGCAGAAGGGGCTACGTACACTCGGGGTACTCCCAACATGTGGGCAGCTGCGGTCGGTGACGAGAAGCTTGGCTACGTCTACCTACCTATCAGCAACTCGTCGATCGACTACTACGGCTCAAACCGAAGTGAAGCCGAGAACAAGTACTCGACTTCGTTGGTGGCTGTTGACGTGAAAACGGGCAAAGATGTCTGGCATTTCCAGACTATCCGTCATGACGTCTGGGACTACGATTTGGGCAGTCAGCCGACGTTGCTCGATTATCCGGGGAAGGACGGAAAGCCCATTCCTGCTGTCCTCTTGCCCACCAAGCAGGGTGATATCTACATCTTTGACAGAGCTACGGGTGAGCCGCTGATTCCGATTGGAGAAGTGAAAGCTCCGAAAGGTGGTTCGGTAGAGCCAGAGTTCCTTGCCGACACTCAACCGACCTCGGAATGGCACACGCTGCGCAAAGCGCCAAAAACCGAAGCCGATATGTGGGGCTTTTCTCCCCTCGATCAGTTGATGTGCCGTATCCAATTCCGACGCGCGAATTACGAAGGCTATCTGACGCCTCCGTCGGCCGATCGCCCATGGATTCAATACCCCGGCTACAACGGTGGGTCGGATTGGGGCTCTGTTGCGATTGATCCTGTGCGTCGGCTCTTGATCGCCAACTACAACGACATCCCCAACCTCAATCAGCTGATTCCGAGGGAGCAGGCCGATGCAATGGGCCTGAAACCGATCTATGCGCCCAAGGCAGATGAGACGTCGTTGAACAAGGCGGGTAGCAAATCAGGCAAAGGTGAGGGCGGAGCTTCGGTCTATCCCCAAGTCAATGCGCCTTACGCGATCAGCGTGAACGCCGGCTGGCGCAATTGGGGCACAGGTGTCCCTTGCTCTGCACCTCCATACGGTGGCATTCGTGCGATCAGCTTGGATACCGGCAAGACCGTGTGGGATGAGCCTTTGGGAACTGCGCGCCGCAACGGCCCCTTCGGAATTCCTTCGCATCTCCCGTTGAACATCGGCTTGCCTAACAACGGCGGAACGGTGCTGACCGCGGGCGGCCTGATCTTCATCGGCGCCGCGACTGACAACCTGTTCCGTGCGATCGATACCGCAACCGGAAAAGTGGTGTGGGAGGATGTTCTGCCTGTTGGTGCTCAGGCCAACCCAATCTCCTATGAAGTAGATGGAGAGCAGTATGTGCTCGTCTCTGCTTCCGGTCATGCCTTCATGGAGACCGGTACCGGCGACGAAATCATTGCGTACAAGCTACGCAAGTAA
- a CDS encoding MFS transporter: MQKDSGLLRKKRVWIYAFLFTLTLINYVDRVSLSVASKVLKEEFDISPVAMGYLFSSFVWLYFLALIPMGYLVGRFGPKKVNGYGIGVWSVATACTAFSTGFISLLSCRLIMGMGEATTYPAGARVIREWMPMKERGMATAVFHSGSLVGPAVGAIGFGWLISTFGWRIAFVVAGALGFIWLAAWLKWYSHPSKAPWLGEDERQEIIQGGASGQGDQLDTPSLGLSGLARSSTMWAIALSHGCAVYATYFFLTWLPSYLQAEKGLTVMTSGIYTAIPYLGAAVLAILIGRLSDKVMRPGAAESGQRRMVVASVLLASAVIFLVPALDNTWAILFVITISLATCASAVSLNLSLVNDLVRSEDDVGTAAGFITAVGNLFGLLAPIVTGYVVAGSGSFALAFVVVGALLVVGAMLSMFCTRRPIGVLTSGSIAVAS; encoded by the coding sequence ATGCAAAAAGACTCAGGTCTTCTGAGGAAGAAGCGCGTCTGGATCTATGCGTTTCTGTTCACGCTGACGTTGATCAATTACGTTGATCGGGTATCGCTTTCGGTTGCGTCGAAAGTGCTGAAGGAAGAGTTCGACATTTCGCCTGTGGCCATGGGCTACCTGTTCTCCTCCTTCGTCTGGCTGTACTTCCTCGCCCTGATTCCTATGGGCTACCTGGTCGGCCGCTTCGGGCCTAAAAAGGTCAATGGTTATGGTATCGGCGTATGGTCTGTCGCTACCGCCTGCACGGCTTTCTCTACAGGGTTCATCTCTTTGCTCAGCTGCCGGCTGATCATGGGCATGGGGGAGGCGACCACCTATCCCGCCGGCGCGCGTGTCATCCGCGAATGGATGCCGATGAAAGAGCGTGGCATGGCTACTGCCGTCTTCCATAGCGGCAGTCTTGTGGGTCCCGCTGTCGGTGCTATCGGCTTTGGGTGGCTCATCAGCACGTTCGGTTGGCGAATTGCTTTTGTGGTTGCTGGTGCTCTGGGCTTCATCTGGCTCGCCGCTTGGCTCAAATGGTACAGCCACCCTTCGAAAGCCCCTTGGCTGGGTGAGGATGAGCGGCAGGAAATTATTCAGGGCGGCGCTAGTGGTCAGGGCGATCAGTTGGACACGCCGTCACTTGGCCTCTCAGGGCTAGCGCGTTCTAGCACCATGTGGGCGATTGCTTTGTCCCACGGATGCGCTGTCTACGCGACTTACTTCTTCCTGACCTGGCTCCCTAGCTACCTTCAGGCTGAGAAGGGGCTGACGGTGATGACGAGCGGGATCTACACCGCAATTCCGTACCTGGGCGCCGCCGTACTGGCGATTCTCATCGGTCGTCTCAGTGACAAGGTGATGCGCCCTGGGGCGGCTGAGTCTGGTCAGCGCCGCATGGTTGTCGCCAGCGTGCTCCTTGCATCTGCCGTGATCTTCCTTGTTCCCGCCTTGGATAACACATGGGCAATTCTGTTTGTGATCACTATCTCCCTCGCCACATGTGCCTCGGCGGTTTCGCTCAATTTGTCGCTGGTGAATGACCTCGTTCGCTCTGAGGACGATGTCGGCACGGCAGCTGGATTCATCACCGCTGTGGGCAACTTATTTGGATTGCTGGCTCCGATTGTGACGGGCTACGTGGTTGCGGGCTCAGGCAGTTTCGCCCTCGCGTTCGTTGTTGTCGGTGCACTGCTCGTCGTGGGTGCCATGTTGTCGATGTTCTGTACCCGCCGCCCGATTGGCGTCCTCACGTCTGGCTCAATCGCAGTCGCGAGCTGA
- a CDS encoding TonB-dependent siderophore receptor encodes MSSRKIASLTGFAFGVLGAPLYAAEPIRTIELEGVTVTADRDYETANGPVKGYRATRSATATKTDTAIKDIPQSISVVPASVLKDLGTTQVERALDYAGGVSKQNNFGGLTLYEYSIRGFTTSEFYKDGFSANRGYPATPDASNVERIEVLKGPAASLYGRGDPGGTVNIVTKQPQREAFTTLETSAGSWDRYRTALDLNTPVDDEGRLLTRVNLAVEDNHSFRDHVESHRVFVAPSLRWELSPETTLLVQTEFVRHDSIFDRAIVAPNNSFSGVSRSTFLGEPDDKIDNDNNLIQGILDHSLNDSWSVRLASHYKEGELSGTSSESRPLNADGHTVNRRYRVRDFTWHDSITQLELRGFFDTGSLQHEVLIGSEYENYRKRHREISFTNIPYAIDIFNPVYGQSKPGGIGSGPDYLEHVESRALNLQDQIIFTENLRGMIGARYEHIDQQIDSRANNTTQKQRHDAFTQRAGLLYQLTPQVGVFANASTSFKPNNGLDAQGKSFNPEEGVGYELGIKSELFDDRLSTTLAAFHIEKENVLAIDPGTDTSRAMGEARSQGLDLQVTGQLTDAFRVIGAFAYIDAEVTKGDRTIPTGSRILGVAKRSGSVLGVYEFQNGTLKGSDVGAAFSYVGDRSGEAGTRFELPAYQTVDLLAHYKASDNVTVGLNLNNLFDEKYYERSYSNYWIAPGEPRNFTVSLTLSM; translated from the coding sequence ATGTCGTCCCGCAAAATCGCCTCCCTGACCGGCTTCGCCTTCGGCGTGCTCGGTGCACCACTCTACGCCGCAGAACCTATTCGAACTATCGAGCTTGAGGGTGTGACAGTCACAGCCGATCGCGACTATGAGACGGCCAACGGCCCAGTAAAAGGGTACCGAGCTACGCGCTCGGCCACTGCCACGAAGACTGATACGGCGATCAAGGACATCCCCCAATCGATCAGTGTCGTACCCGCCTCGGTGCTCAAGGACCTGGGGACTACACAGGTGGAGCGCGCCTTGGACTACGCGGGTGGTGTGTCCAAGCAGAACAACTTCGGCGGCCTCACTCTCTACGAGTACAGCATTCGCGGCTTCACGACGTCCGAATTCTACAAGGATGGGTTCAGCGCCAACCGAGGCTACCCAGCCACTCCCGATGCGTCCAATGTCGAGCGAATTGAGGTGCTCAAGGGTCCAGCAGCGAGTCTGTACGGCCGCGGCGACCCAGGTGGCACGGTGAACATCGTGACCAAACAGCCTCAAAGAGAGGCCTTCACTACCCTTGAAACCAGTGCCGGCAGCTGGGATCGCTACCGCACCGCGCTGGACCTCAACACGCCTGTCGATGACGAAGGCAGGTTGCTAACCAGGGTCAATCTGGCAGTAGAAGACAACCATAGCTTCCGTGACCATGTAGAAAGCCACCGTGTCTTCGTCGCTCCCTCCCTGCGCTGGGAGCTAAGCCCGGAGACCACACTGCTGGTGCAGACTGAATTCGTCCGCCACGACTCGATTTTTGACCGAGCCATCGTTGCGCCAAACAACAGCTTCAGTGGTGTTTCGCGCTCAACGTTCCTCGGGGAGCCAGACGACAAAATCGACAACGACAACAACCTGATCCAGGGCATTCTCGACCACAGTCTCAACGACAGTTGGTCTGTGCGCCTGGCCAGTCATTACAAGGAAGGTGAGCTGAGTGGTACCTCCAGCGAATCCCGCCCTCTTAACGCCGACGGACACACCGTAAATCGACGCTACCGGGTTCGCGACTTCACGTGGCACGACAGCATCACTCAGCTCGAGCTACGCGGCTTCTTTGATACTGGGTCGTTGCAGCATGAGGTCTTGATTGGCAGCGAGTATGAAAACTACCGCAAGAGACATCGCGAGATCAGCTTCACGAACATCCCCTACGCTATCGACATTTTTAATCCCGTCTACGGCCAGTCCAAGCCGGGCGGGATCGGGTCAGGACCGGACTACCTCGAGCACGTTGAGAGTCGCGCGCTGAACCTTCAGGACCAGATCATCTTCACCGAGAATCTGCGAGGGATGATAGGAGCACGGTATGAACACATTGATCAGCAGATCGACAGCCGCGCCAATAACACGACCCAAAAACAGAGGCACGACGCCTTCACACAGCGTGCTGGCTTGCTCTATCAGCTGACGCCACAGGTTGGCGTGTTCGCCAATGCCTCGACCTCATTCAAACCTAACAACGGTTTAGATGCGCAAGGCAAAAGCTTCAATCCTGAAGAGGGTGTCGGCTATGAGCTGGGGATCAAGAGTGAGCTATTCGACGATCGCTTGAGCACCACCTTGGCGGCGTTCCATATCGAAAAGGAAAACGTCCTGGCCATCGACCCAGGTACCGATACCAGTCGCGCCATGGGAGAGGCTCGCAGCCAAGGGTTGGACCTGCAAGTAACGGGTCAGCTCACTGACGCCTTCCGGGTCATCGGAGCCTTCGCTTACATAGACGCTGAAGTCACTAAAGGCGACCGCACCATTCCCACCGGCAGTCGCATCCTTGGCGTTGCAAAACGAAGTGGTAGCGTGCTGGGCGTTTACGAATTCCAGAACGGCACCCTCAAAGGATCAGACGTCGGCGCAGCATTCAGCTACGTGGGTGACCGCTCGGGCGAGGCAGGCACCCGTTTCGAGCTGCCCGCCTACCAGACCGTGGACCTGCTCGCCCACTACAAGGCTTCGGACAACGTCACTGTCGGTTTAAACCTGAACAACCTGTTCGACGAGAAATACTACGAGCGGTCCTATAGCAATTACTGGATCGCCCCAGGCGAACCTCGCAACTTCACCGTCAGCCTCACCCTAAGCATGTGA
- a CDS encoding LysR substrate-binding domain-containing protein, translated as MKGIKRLPLPALRVFEAAGRTCSFVMAAKELDLSASAVSHAIRKLETAAGIALFTRSTRHTALTPEGSVLLEHVQRGLEEMSRGLAIATAEPAAPLRLHTAPTFASQWLVPRLTSFVREHPGIELRISASTDYATFENDDFDLDIVYGEPHRTAHEKIPLLIEELTPLCSPELASQIRSPQDLYSQSLIQSDGQSVQWKGWFAANGMQTPSHFGLAFDRSSMGISAAVDGLGVVLESTMLADRELRSGKLVCPLRDVSNSVRYVGHYLVHPRRHRQHDAFAQFKAWLFDELAKSNPL; from the coding sequence ATGAAAGGTATCAAACGCCTGCCCCTACCAGCTCTGCGGGTGTTTGAGGCCGCGGGACGGACCTGCTCGTTCGTAATGGCAGCCAAAGAGCTGGACCTTTCAGCCAGCGCGGTAAGCCACGCAATTCGAAAACTGGAAACCGCGGCCGGCATCGCGCTCTTCACACGCAGTACCCGCCACACTGCCCTCACACCTGAGGGCAGTGTCTTGCTCGAGCATGTTCAAAGAGGTTTGGAGGAAATGAGCCGAGGACTTGCGATCGCAACGGCTGAGCCAGCTGCTCCTCTGCGCCTGCATACGGCTCCGACTTTTGCCAGTCAGTGGCTCGTTCCAAGGCTGACGAGTTTTGTCCGCGAACATCCCGGCATTGAGCTTAGAATCTCCGCCAGCACGGACTACGCCACCTTTGAAAACGACGATTTCGATCTGGATATCGTCTACGGCGAACCCCACCGCACCGCACACGAAAAAATCCCACTGCTGATTGAGGAGCTGACGCCGCTGTGCAGTCCAGAGCTGGCCAGCCAGATCCGATCCCCGCAGGATCTCTACTCGCAAAGCTTGATTCAAAGCGACGGGCAATCTGTGCAATGGAAAGGCTGGTTTGCCGCTAACGGCATGCAAACCCCCTCCCATTTTGGTTTGGCGTTCGATCGTAGCTCCATGGGGATTTCAGCCGCTGTTGATGGCTTGGGTGTCGTGCTGGAATCAACCATGCTGGCTGATAGAGAACTCAGGTCGGGAAAGCTGGTTTGCCCGCTTCGAGACGTGAGCAATTCCGTCCGGTACGTCGGCCATTACCTGGTCCACCCCCGCCGCCACCGCCAGCACGATGCATTTGCCCAGTTCAAGGCTTGGCTGTTTGACGAGCTGGCAAAGTCAAACCCGCTCTAG
- the grxB gene encoding glutaredoxin 2, translating into MKLYIYEHCPFCTRARMIFGLKGLFVETSVIMEGDADTPIRLIGKKAVPILERPDGSHMGESLDIVRYVDSIGASVLTAPVDEHLEDWVKKAWPPALKLFIPRFTKGTFAELATPEARESYRLREERAFGDLHGLMNATPELLVEVNTLLLELAPLLREREKIGMTDIVLWPVLRSLTIVQGIEFPEVVLRYLGRLAERSEVPLLFDQQI; encoded by the coding sequence ATGAAACTGTACATCTACGAGCATTGCCCGTTCTGTACGCGGGCCAGAATGATTTTTGGTCTGAAGGGGCTTTTCGTCGAGACCTCCGTGATCATGGAGGGTGACGCAGACACTCCAATTCGGCTGATCGGTAAGAAGGCTGTGCCTATCCTCGAACGCCCTGATGGTAGCCACATGGGGGAGAGCCTCGACATCGTTCGGTATGTCGATTCGATTGGCGCTTCGGTGCTCACTGCACCAGTCGATGAGCACTTGGAGGACTGGGTCAAGAAAGCCTGGCCGCCTGCTCTCAAGCTATTCATCCCTCGCTTTACCAAAGGCACGTTTGCGGAGCTGGCCACGCCGGAAGCGCGCGAGTCTTACCGACTGAGGGAGGAGCGGGCGTTTGGCGATCTTCATGGACTGATGAACGCAACGCCCGAACTGCTGGTGGAGGTGAACACGCTGCTGCTTGAGCTTGCTCCACTGCTGAGAGAGAGGGAAAAAATTGGCATGACTGACATCGTCTTGTGGCCAGTGCTCCGGTCTCTAACCATCGTTCAAGGCATCGAGTTCCCTGAGGTTGTACTTCGTTACCTTGGGCGATTAGCTGAGAGAAGCGAGGTGCCGCTGCTCTTCGATCAACAAATCTGA
- a CDS encoding FeoA family protein yields the protein MRLCDLPGRQEACVTQVERNGDTDLVGQRLQDIGFVPGERVSIVARAPWGGDPVLVQVGSTRFALRLSEAQKILVKEP from the coding sequence ATGCGTTTGTGTGACTTGCCGGGGCGGCAAGAAGCCTGTGTTACTCAGGTGGAGCGAAATGGCGACACGGATCTGGTAGGGCAGCGCTTACAAGATATCGGCTTTGTTCCCGGGGAGCGTGTATCGATAGTCGCGCGTGCGCCCTGGGGCGGTGACCCCGTGCTAGTCCAAGTCGGCAGTACCCGCTTCGCCTTGCGGCTTTCAGAAGCACAAAAGATCCTAGTCAAGGAACCATGA
- a CDS encoding SDR family NAD(P)-dependent oxidoreductase gives MDLGLQNKRVLVSGASRGIGRAIVELFLEEGAQVEFCARGRQGVENAERELGNRAFGTAVDVTDAKQVASWVCAAAERMGGLDIVVPNVSALAGGEDLETWQRAFETDLLGSAAMVKAALPSLRNSGAGSIVLISSVSGREVDMFAEPYGILKAALLHYGKTLSARHAADGIRVNSVSPGNVYFSDGVWGGIEREQPDTFAKCLADNPMGRMATPQEVARAVVFLASPAASFTTGTNLLVDGGLTRGVQF, from the coding sequence ATGGATCTTGGTTTGCAGAACAAACGTGTACTCGTAAGCGGCGCCTCAAGAGGCATTGGGCGAGCTATCGTAGAACTCTTCCTGGAGGAGGGTGCTCAGGTCGAGTTCTGTGCACGTGGTCGCCAAGGTGTGGAGAACGCCGAGAGAGAGTTGGGCAACCGTGCCTTTGGTACCGCCGTTGATGTGACTGATGCGAAGCAGGTCGCCTCGTGGGTTTGCGCCGCGGCGGAGCGCATGGGTGGGCTTGATATCGTAGTTCCCAATGTCAGTGCGCTCGCTGGCGGTGAGGATCTTGAGACTTGGCAGCGTGCTTTTGAGACTGATCTCTTGGGCAGTGCAGCCATGGTGAAAGCAGCTCTGCCGTCTCTTCGCAATTCAGGTGCAGGGTCGATCGTGCTGATCTCCAGCGTTTCCGGGCGTGAGGTCGATATGTTCGCTGAGCCCTACGGCATTCTTAAAGCCGCGCTGCTCCATTACGGCAAGACCCTCTCTGCCCGTCATGCGGCCGATGGCATTCGCGTGAATTCTGTCTCACCTGGAAATGTGTATTTCAGTGATGGGGTGTGGGGAGGCATTGAACGCGAGCAGCCTGACACATTCGCCAAGTGCTTAGCTGACAATCCCATGGGCCGTATGGCTACACCTCAGGAGGTCGCCCGTGCAGTAGTGTTCCTGGCAAGCCCTGCTGCGAGCTTCACTACGGGGACTAACCTGCTCGTAGACGGAGGCCTTACCCGCGGCGTCCAATTCTGA
- a CDS encoding transketolase, which yields MTESSLTHAEDVFARLSTHAWRIRRFALRMGEVQGQGYVGQALGWADVLAVAYCHAMNIQANDPEWDGRDRFLLSHGHYAIALYAALLEAGVLPEEELETYGSDDSRLPMSGMATYTPGMEISGGSLGQGLAIAVGQALGLRMKGSSSFIYNSMSDGELDEGAVWEAAMSASHHKLSNLINLVDINRQQADGPSHDILQFEPLVDKWAAFGWHVQRVDGNDLQAVIDAFDQARAVTGDKPRVILFDTLMGKGVPFLENRDKNHFIRVEPDEWQRAIADLDEIYAPRSQQ from the coding sequence ATGACCGAGAGTTCACTTACACACGCCGAAGATGTGTTTGCACGACTGTCTACTCACGCATGGCGCATCCGCCGATTCGCCCTGCGGATGGGCGAAGTACAAGGCCAAGGGTACGTAGGTCAGGCGCTTGGTTGGGCAGATGTATTGGCTGTCGCCTACTGCCACGCGATGAACATCCAGGCCAATGACCCAGAGTGGGATGGTCGGGACCGCTTCCTTCTTTCACACGGTCACTACGCCATTGCGCTTTACGCGGCACTTCTTGAAGCGGGCGTGTTGCCGGAAGAGGAGCTGGAGACCTACGGCTCCGACGACAGCCGACTGCCAATGTCTGGTATGGCCACCTACACCCCGGGCATGGAGATTTCGGGTGGCTCACTTGGGCAAGGTTTGGCGATCGCGGTTGGGCAGGCCCTAGGCTTGCGAATGAAGGGCAGCTCTTCCTTTATCTACAACTCCATGTCGGATGGTGAGCTGGACGAAGGCGCGGTATGGGAAGCAGCAATGTCTGCCTCTCACCACAAACTTTCGAATCTCATCAACCTGGTCGACATCAATCGTCAGCAAGCTGATGGACCGTCCCACGACATCCTCCAGTTTGAACCGTTGGTAGACAAGTGGGCAGCCTTTGGCTGGCATGTCCAGCGGGTTGATGGCAACGATTTGCAGGCGGTTATCGATGCGTTCGATCAAGCTCGGGCAGTTACTGGGGACAAGCCACGGGTGATTTTGTTCGACACACTGATGGGCAAGGGTGTGCCGTTTTTGGAGAACCGTGACAAGAATCACTTCATCCGAGTTGAGCCGGACGAGTGGCAGCGAGCTATTGCCGACCTCGATGAGATCTATGCGCCAAGGAGCCAACAGTGA